The following proteins are encoded in a genomic region of Hydra vulgaris chromosome 05, alternate assembly HydraT2T_AEP:
- the LOC136080440 gene encoding uncharacterized protein LOC136080440 encodes MDLNKEVCSDFDHLKVEKLSRDVLKVFSDELPKHWKKLARFLNISDEEINRVVHECDTTREQIYEIFKSWFESNPDKTWMDIKSGLSFCKQNDVIVKCQRLLNVHSIFGVQLSSKNFFSRDRELSQIHQYFIEVNKSTLVLCGMSGVGKTQIARKYCETFHYSYENLVWIDAACGMLQISMNNLYESLGFNVQGSQKNSFNIEVIVEKIHNYYKNEKTLYIFDNVDDESVKNFEKYISKQPNSFTLVTTQWRTWSNNVNQMFIDVFSLEDAFAYVKNNIKETNEENIRNLIKELGYHPFAITQAIKYINIHEISIEKYISWYQSNPLHILDNDNILTQEESKSAIKAINLVLTKLEKNEKNIPLKILHCLSHCNGQNINKQFIIQISKHMKINEEYLIDEAVRLLVSYSLLDCLDDKKYSMHELTQLSCKNFQNKNSSTNFYLDLIESYFKFELDNVKDHVNYGKHFVFHFLHMFHINRKRMLDTFHNMTASIEILLVCKGLCQEAIEILKAVRSFNAETHGENNIITLDTNNNIAFCLYNLGKYDEALENYYSVEKIRTEILGINHPSTIEIKNNIATCLNQMGKYHRALEIYYSIIKIQTELLGMDHTSTMNTNHNIAICLNNMGRYNEALEIYYSIDKKKTEIFGINYPSKMDTNHNIANCLSKMGKNNEALEIYYSIDKIKTEILGINHPSTMDTKNNIATCLTQIGKHKEALKIHYLVDKKRTKILGIDHPSSMETKNNIACCLTKLGKFNEALQIYYTVDEIYSEILGINHPNTMIAKNSIGNCLLEMGKYNEALTILISIDRLQTDKYHINTMATKINIANCFSKSGKFNEALEIYYFVNKIDTQVLGTNHHFTLNTKNNIAVCLSEIKEFNKALEIYYSVDKIQTEVLGLKHPDTMLTKHNIATCLYRMGKYNEALEIIYSVDIIQTEVLGMDHPSTIETKNIIAICLYEVGKCNEAFEIYYSVDKIQTEVLGLKHPDTMLTKHKIATCLYRMGKYNEALEISYSVDIIQTEVLGMDHPSTIETKNIIASCLCEVGKCKEALEIYYSVDKMQTEVLGLKHPDTMLTKHKIATCLYRMGKYNEALEISYSVDIIQTEVLGLDHPSTIGTKNIIAICLCEVGKCNEALEIYYSVDKIQTEILGMDHLSTTGIKNNIASCLCNMGKYNEALEIFYSVYKIQNEVLGINHPSTIRTKNNIAICLCEVG; translated from the exons ATGGATCTAAATAAAGAAGTTTGCTCTGACTTTGATcatttaaaag ttgaaaaactttCGAGAGATGTGCTCAAGGTGTTTTCAGATGAGTTACCAAAACACTGGAAGAAACTTGCTCGTTTCTTGAACATCAGTGATGAAGAAATAAATAGAGTTGTACATGAGTGCGATACAACTCGAgaacaaatttatgaaatatttaaaagctgGTTTGAAAGTAATCCTGATAAAACATGGATGGATATAAAATCTGGATTgagtttttgtaaacaaaatgatGTCATTGTTAAATGCCAAAGAt TGTTAAATGTGCACTCAATATTTGGTGTTCAACtttcttctaaaaattttttttcacggGACAGAGAACTTTCTCAAATTCACCaatattttattgaagttaATAAGTCAACTTTAGTATTATGTGGAATGTCGGGTGTTGGAAAAACACAAATCGCCAGAAAATACTGTGAAACTTTTCATTATTCTTATGAAAATTTGGTTTGGATCGATGCAGCATGTGGAATGTTACAAATTTCAATGAATAATCTTTATGAATCATTGGGATTTAATGTTCAAGGttcacaaaaaaattcttttaatatagaagtgattgttgaaaaaattcacaactattataaaaatgaaaagacttTGTATATTTTCGACAATGTTGACGATgaaagtgttaaaaattttgaaaagtacaTTTCAAAACAACCAAATTCATTTACATTGGTTACCACACAATGGAGAACGTGGTCAAACAACGTAAATCAAATGTTCattgatgttttttctttagaagATGCTTTTGCTTAtgtgaaaaataatataaaagaaaccaatgaagaaaatataagAAACTTAATTAAAGAACTTGGTTATCATCCATTCGCTATTACTCaggcaataaaatatataaatatacatgaaatttctatagaaaagTATATAAGTTGGTATCAATCAAATCCGTTACACATACTAGACAATGATAACATTCTAACCCAAGAAGAATCAAAGTCtgcaataaaagcaatcaatttagtgttaacaaaattagaaaaaaatgaaaaaaatattccattaaaaaTACTGCACTGTTTATCTCATTGCAATGgtcaaaacataaataaacaatttataatccAAATCTCAAAAcatatgaaaataaatgaagAATACTTAATAGATGAAGCCGTTAGATTACTAGTAAGTTATTCTTTACTTGATTGTTTggatgataaaaaatattcaatgcaCGAACTGACACAGTTGTCGtgtaaaaactttcaaaataaaaattcaagtacaaatttttatcttgatttaatagaaagttactttaaatttgaGTTAGACAATGTAAAAGATCATGTGAATTAtggaaaacattttgtttttcattttcttcacATGTTTCATATTAACAGAAAAAGAATGTTGGATACCTTTCACAATATGACAGCttctattgaaattttattagtatGTAAGGGTTTATGTCAAGAAGCAATCGAAATATTAAAAGCTGTTCGAAGTTTCAATGCAGAAACCCATGGCGAAAATAACATAATTACACTTGATACAAACAATAATATTGCATTCTGTTTGTACAATTTGGGAAAATATGATGAAgctttagaaaattattattctgttgaaaaaataagaactgaaattttaggtattaaCCATCCATCtacaatagaaataaaaaacaatattgcaaCCTGTTTGAACCAAATGGGAAAATATCACagagctttagaaatttattattctattattaaaatacaaactgaattGTTAGGTATGGACCATACATCTACGATGAATACAAACCATAATATTGCAATTTGTTTGAACAATATGGGAAGATATAATGAAGccttagaaatttattattctattgataaaaaaaaaactgaaatctTTGGTATCAACTATCCATCTAAAATGGATACAAACCATAATATCGCGAATTGTTTGAGTAAAATGGGAAAaaataacgaagctttagaaatttattattctattgataaaataaaaactgaaattctaggtatcaaccatccatcTACAATggatactaaaaataatattgcaaccTGTTTGACCCAAATAGGAAAACATAAAGAGGCTTTAAAAATCCATTATTTGGTTGATAAAAAACGAACTAAAATTTTAGGTATCGACCATCCATCTTCAATGGAAACGAAAAATAATATCGCATGTTGTTTGACCAAGTTAGGAAAATTTAATGAAGCTTTGCAAATTTATTATACTGTTGAtgaaatatattctgaaattttaggtatcaaccatccaaaCACGATGATAGCAAAAAATAGTATAGGAAACTGCTTGCTCGAAATGGGAAAATACAATGAAgctttaacaattttaatttctattgaTAGATTACAAACTGATAAATACCATATAAATACAATggcaacaaaaattaatatcgCCAACTGTTTTAGCAAAAGTGGAAAATTTAACGAAGCATTAgaaatttattactttgtaaataaaatagacACTCAGGTTTTAGGTACCAACCATCACTTtacattaaatacaaaaaataatattgcagtctgtttaagtgaaataaaagaatttaacaaagccttagaaatttattattctgttgataaaatacaaactgaagtTTTAGGTCTCAAGCATCCAGATACAATGTTAACAAAACACAATATCGCAACCTGCCTCTACCGTATGGGAAAATacaacgaagctttagaaattatttattctGTTGACATAATACAAACTGAAGTTTTAGGTATGGACCATCCATCtacaatagaaacaaaaaatattatcgcAATCTGTTTGTACGAAGTGGGAAAATGTAACGAagcttttgaaatttattattctgttgataaaatacaaactgaagtTTTAGGTCTCAAGCATCCAGATACAATGTTAACAAAACACAAAATCGCAACCTGCCTCTACCGTATGGGAAAATacaacgaagctttagaaattagTTATTCTGTTGACATAATACAAACTGAAGTTTTAGGTATGGACCATCCATCtacaatagaaacaaaaaatattatcgcTAGCTGTTTGTGCGAAGTGGGAAAATGTAaagaagctttagaaatttattattctgttgataaaatgcAAACTGAAGTTTTAGGTCTCAAGCATCCAGATACAATGTTAACAAAACACAAAATCGCAACCTGCCTCTACCGTATGGGAAAATacaacgaagctttagaaattagTTATTCTGTTGACATAATACAAACTGAAGTTTTAGGTCTGGACCATCCATCTACAAtaggaacaaaaaatattatcgcAATCTGTTTGTGCGAAGTGGGAAAAtgtaacgaagctttagaaatttattattctgttgataaaatacaaactgaaattttaggtatggACCATCTATCTACTActggtataaaaaataatatcgcgaGCTGTTTGTGCAacatgggaaaatataacgaagctttagaaattttttattctgtttataaaatacaaaatgaagtTTTAGGTATAAACCATCCATCtacaataagaacaaaaaataatatcgcaatcTGTTTGTGTGAAGTGGGataa